A stretch of Xanthocytophaga agilis DNA encodes these proteins:
- a CDS encoding AAA family ATPase: MNYADIIKNLREALTYSPNNVVLRKQLADMLYGQMLYEEAEQEYKATLNYDPHNESVKLGLAQTFYALKKYDAALVVTEELLSLGNNEAALLMLYARLLFEKQSYKEAYDHYKVAISSNGHLQDKEFEEKLNKAISTSGQAVSVSVPSEETEKDFIERDMERPTVTFKEVGGMDKVKEEISLKVIYPMQNPQIYQAYGKKIGGGILMYGPPGCGKTLLARATAGEIKAGFISVGINDVLDMWVGNSEKNLHQIFQQARRKAPCVLFFDEVDALGASRSDMRRSEGRFLINQFLNELDGVEYSNEGVLVLAATNSPWYLDAAFRRPGRFDRLIFVQPPDKAARLGILQILLREVPTENLDLEPIAKATEDFSGADLKAVVDLAVEAKITESFKTGRPMPLTTQDLKAATSRHVPTTREWFSAAKNYALYANESGLYDDILKYLKIKK; encoded by the coding sequence ATGAATTACGCTGACATTATAAAAAACCTTCGTGAAGCTTTAACCTATTCTCCCAATAATGTTGTCCTGCGAAAACAACTTGCAGATATGTTATATGGTCAAATGCTCTACGAAGAAGCCGAACAGGAATACAAAGCTACTCTTAACTATGATCCGCATAATGAATCTGTAAAACTTGGTTTAGCTCAGACATTTTATGCATTAAAAAAATACGATGCAGCATTGGTTGTAACCGAAGAATTGTTGTCTCTCGGAAACAACGAAGCCGCACTACTTATGTTATATGCCAGGCTTTTGTTTGAAAAACAATCCTATAAAGAAGCCTACGATCATTATAAAGTAGCGATAAGCAGCAATGGACACCTGCAGGATAAAGAATTTGAAGAGAAGTTGAATAAAGCCATTTCTACCAGTGGACAGGCTGTCTCAGTGAGTGTGCCTTCGGAAGAAACGGAAAAAGATTTTATTGAAAGAGATATGGAGCGTCCTACTGTTACGTTCAAAGAAGTAGGCGGGATGGATAAAGTTAAAGAAGAGATTTCGCTGAAGGTGATTTACCCTATGCAGAATCCACAGATTTATCAGGCTTATGGTAAAAAGATTGGGGGAGGTATTCTGATGTACGGCCCTCCTGGCTGTGGAAAAACATTACTGGCTAGAGCTACAGCTGGGGAGATCAAAGCAGGATTCATTTCTGTTGGCATCAATGATGTACTGGATATGTGGGTAGGAAACAGTGAAAAAAACCTGCACCAGATATTCCAGCAGGCACGTCGCAAGGCTCCTTGTGTATTGTTTTTTGACGAAGTAGACGCACTAGGTGCCAGTCGCTCAGATATGCGTCGCAGTGAAGGCAGATTTCTTATCAATCAGTTTCTGAATGAACTGGATGGTGTAGAATACTCCAATGAAGGGGTACTCGTCCTTGCAGCAACCAACTCGCCCTGGTACCTGGATGCAGCCTTCCGTCGTCCCGGCCGTTTTGACAGACTGATATTTGTACAGCCTCCGGATAAAGCAGCACGTCTGGGAATCCTGCAGATACTGCTTCGCGAAGTACCTACAGAAAATCTAGATCTGGAGCCCATTGCCAAAGCTACAGAAGATTTTTCAGGAGCTGATTTGAAAGCAGTGGTAGATCTTGCAGTGGAAGCAAAGATCACTGAGTCCTTTAAAACAGGCCGTCCTATGCCATTAACAACACAAGATTTAAAGGCTGCAACCAGCCGCCATGTACCAACAACCCGGGAATGGTTCAGTGCAGCTAAAAACTATGCGTTATATGCCAACGAGAGTGGCTTGTATGATGATATTTTAAAGTACCTGAAAATAAAGAAATAA
- a CDS encoding Bax inhibitor-1/YccA family protein: MSLFKSSNPALKSSTFEQMAGTAYDSDVMTMQGAINKSATLLIILVAAAGLSWFAMLSNTALGFPMMIGGVFGGLLVGIVLTFKKEWAPFLAPAYAVLEGLALGAISLLYEHAFSGLVSTAIVLTIAVFAVMLFLYATRIIEVTQKFRMIVVAATAGIAVFYLLAFVLRFFDIEMPLIHETSTIGIVFSLIVVVVAALNLALDFDFIEQGAHQGVPKYMEWYSAFGLLLTLVWLYLEILRLLSKLRSR; the protein is encoded by the coding sequence ATGTCTTTATTTAAATCATCAAACCCAGCTCTGAAATCCTCTACCTTTGAGCAGATGGCTGGTACTGCATATGACTCTGATGTAATGACTATGCAGGGTGCTATTAATAAATCAGCTACATTGTTGATTATTCTTGTAGCTGCTGCTGGTCTTTCATGGTTTGCCATGTTATCAAATACTGCTTTGGGTTTTCCTATGATGATTGGTGGCGTATTTGGGGGATTACTGGTAGGGATTGTATTGACCTTTAAGAAAGAATGGGCTCCGTTCCTGGCTCCAGCATATGCTGTATTGGAAGGACTAGCTTTAGGTGCCATTTCTCTGCTATATGAACATGCGTTCTCTGGCTTAGTTTCGACAGCTATTGTATTGACTATCGCTGTATTTGCCGTAATGCTGTTTTTGTATGCAACACGTATCATTGAGGTTACTCAAAAATTCAGAATGATTGTAGTAGCTGCTACTGCCGGAATTGCTGTCTTTTATCTGTTAGCCTTTGTGTTACGATTCTTTGATATTGAAATGCCATTGATTCATGAAACGTCTACTATAGGAATTGTTTTTAGTCTGATAGTAGTGGTAGTAGCTGCATTGAATCTGGCTTTGGACTTTGATTTTATTGAGCAGGGAGCCCACCAAGGAGTTCCTAAATATATGGAATGGTATAGTGCTTTTGGATTATTGCTGACGTTGGTATGGTTGTATCTGGAGATCCTGCGCTTATTATCCAAGTTAAGAAGCAGATAG